ccctatttagtgcactacttttgatcagggcctgcATAGGGCTcgggggctctggtcaaaagtagtgcactatagaaaATGGGGTACCATTTCAGACCAACTCTGTGCAAGCGATTGGTTGGTGGTATAGTGGTGCACTGTGGTCATGTCTGGGCCTTGCAGGTGTGCACGTCCACCTCTTGGCTGCAGTCCCGGCAGTGCACGGCGCAGCACCAGTGGAACTTGCACTCACACTTGGTGGTGCGGCTGACGCGTGTTGTATCGTAGCCCCGGCCGCAGCACATAACCTCGCAGCTGTCCACACCGCGAGACGTCCGGTTGCACACCCGCCCTCCCGTCCCCACCGAACCTGGCGAGGGAGAGAAATTAATAATCAACTCAAAATCAAATCCCCATCCAAATCAGAAGAGACACATTCAGGGTATGTACCTGTTCCACACTCGTATATATTCTGCCTGTATATTGAGTCAGTAATTCCTGAAGCTTTTTTACCTTGTGACCCACATACAATCCTTTTCAAATGTGCTTATAATATGCCAAATATACTAAATCTAATCTTTAGCCGCAATAGAGTGATTGTTGGCAAACAGCGGTCTAAGCCCCACTACCGTACATCACTCCAATAGAATACGGTGTACTCAATCTAAACTGGACAGAGACGGTGAGCGatggatgggggagggggagagagagagtgaaggataaGAGGATGCACGGAGGCAGGAtggcagagagatgagagattgATGATAGGAGCCATCAGCTGGTGCTCAGGCTCTTCATCAGGTGTTCATTTTACACCCTGGCTGGcacacactgtctcacacacagtctcactgtctcacacactgtctcactgtctcacacacagtctcactgtctcacacacagtctcactgtctcacacactgtctcactgtctcacacacagtctcactgtctcacacacagtctcactgtctcacacacagtctcactgtctcacacacagtctcactgtctcacacacagtctcactgtctcacacacagtctcactgtctcacacacagtctcactgtctcacacacagtctcactgtttcactgtctcacacactgtctcacacacagtctcactgtctcacacactgtctcacacacagtctcacacactgtctcacacacagtctcactgtctcacacacagtctcactgtctcacacacagtctcactgtctcacacactgtctcacacacagtctcactgtctcacacacagtctcactgtctcacacactgtctcacacagtctcactgtctcacacacagtctcaatgtctctctcactgtctcacacactgtctcacacacagTCTCAATGTCTCTCACACTGTCTCATACACTCACTGTCTCACACAGTctcactgtctcacacacactgtctcacacacagtctcactgtctcacactgtctcactgtctcacacacagtctcactgtcTCATACACTGTCTCTCACActcactgtctcacacacactgtctcacacacagtctcactgtctcacacactgtctcacacacagtctcactgtctcacacacagtctcactgtctcacacactgtctcacacacagtctcactgtctcacacactgtctcacacacagtctcactgtctcacacacagtctcactgtctcacacactgtctcacacagtctcactgtctcacacacagtctcaatgtctctctcactgtctcacacactgtctcacacacagtctcaatgtctctcacactgtctcatacactcactgtctcacacacagtctcactgtctcacacacactgtctcacacacagtctcactgtctcacactgtctcactgtctcacacacagtctcactgtcTCATACACTGTCTCTCACActcactgtctcacacacactgtctcacacacagtctcactgtctcacacactgtctcacacacagtctcactgtctcacacacagtctcactgtctcacacactgtctcacacacagtctcactgtctcacacactgtctcacacacagtctcactgtctcacacacagtctcactgtctcacacactgtctcacacagtctcactgtctcacacacagtctcaatgtctctctcactgtctcacacactgtctcactgtctcacacacagtctcacacacagtctcaatgtctctcacactgtctcactgtctcacacacactgtctcacacacactctcactgtctcacactgtctcactgtctcacacacagtctcactgtcTCATACActgtctctcacactctcactgtctcacacacactgtctcacacactgtctcactgtctcacacactgtctcactgtctcacacacactgtctcacacacagtctcacacactgtctcacacacagtctcactgtcTCATACACTGTCTCTCACACTGTCTCACCTACTctcactgtctcacacacactgtctcacacacactgtctcactgtctcacacacactgtctcactgtctcacacacactgtctcactgtctcacacactgtctcactgtctcacacacagtctcacacacactctctgtctcacacactgtctcacacacagtctcactgtcTCATACACTGTCTCTCACACTGTCTCACCTACTctcactgtctcacacacactgtctcacacactgtctcacacacactgtctcactgtctcacacacactgtctcactgtctcacacacactgtctcactgtctcacacacactgtctcactgtctcacaTAGTCTCACACAGTCTCACTGTCTCATACAGTCTCACTATCTcacacactgtctcacacacacacacacatatacacaccgtCTCACTAACACACAGTCTCactgtcacacacatacacacactcctgcACCTCTTCTCAGAGTGAGGACACTGTGCAAGGGAGTCTGGCAGGCTTATTAGACTCCCAGAAATCATCCCATAATACAATTACACCATGAACGGTTAAATAAATAGTCAATATTGATCTTGAGGCCTCAACTCAAACCTCaatggggtgcatctcaatagtctaaagtagcTTCCTTTCCTTATCTCCTCCTTCCTCTGCACTAAGGTGAAAACCCTGGACAGGTGAAGGTGAATGTCCTGACTTAAAGAGGCTAGCTAGGAGTCGATTTGGGATTGGGAACAGATCATGTCTGTTCTAGGCAGCATATTTATATGCCCCTctatgctctctttctctccctcatccctccctccctccctccctctgtccatccGTCTCCATCTGTTCCTCactgcggagagagagagaggtagaaaaagAGGGCGAGCAGCCAGGTATTGTCTGGGCACGACGAGACTCCGCCCCCTCCCGACAATGTGTCCGCCCCTCCGTCAGTCACGGTATGCTGCACAGCTAGGGTTGACATCAAGGACAGACtccaccccccttctctctctccctctcgttctctccctctctctccttcctctctctctctctcgccttctctctctctctcgatctctcttctctcctggcGTCTGCTTATTGAATTAAGATGAGGGggtgccgagagatgagtttagCACCTGAGCCTCCATGGGGCCGAGGGAAATTGATTTCACACTTTGGAGAGACACAGGGGGGTGCAGTCTCTACAGTATCTGTCTCccagcgctgtgtgtgtgtgtgtgtgtgtgtgtgtgtggatgtgtgtgtgtgtgtgtgtcgtccaAGATGACTGGAGCCAATGTCTGTGGAGAGGAGGTTCTCACGAGAGGGGCCATGATCAGTGAGCTCACCATGCTTCCATGTATACAGCCCATAAAGGCCCTTCATGCACTGGAACTGTACTGTACAAATCAGTGTTCAAAACAGGACTGTACTGTACGAAACAAACTCTTCAAAAGAGGACTGTACTGTACGAAACAAACTCTTCAAAACAGGACTGTACTGTACGAAACAAACTCTTCAAAAGAGGACTGTACTGTACGAAACAAACTCTTCAAAAGAGGACTGTACTGTACGAAACAAACTCTTCAAAAGAGGACTGTACTGTACGAAACAAACTCTTCAAAAGAGGACTGTACTGTACGAAACAAACTCTTCAAAAGAGGACTGTACTGTACGAAACAAACTCTTCAAAAcaggactgtactgtactgaaacaAACTCTTCAAAAgaggactgtactgtactgaaacaAACTCTTCAAAAGAGGACTGTACTGTACGAAACAAACTCTTCAAAAGAGGACTGTACTGTACGAAACAAACTCTTCAAAAGAGGACTGTACTGTACGAAACAAACTCTTCAAAAGAGGACTGTACTGTACGAAACAAACTCTTCAAAAGAGGACTGTACTGTACGAAACAAACTCTTCAAAAGAGGACTGTactgtaaactcagcaaaaaaagaaacgtccctttttcaggaccctgtctttcaaagataattagtaaaaatccaaataacttcacagatcttcattgtaaagggtttaaacactgtttcccatgcttgttcaatgaaccataaacaattaatgaacatgcacctgtggaacggtcgttaagacattaacagcttacagacggtaggcaattaaggtcacagttatgaaaacttaggacactaaagaggcctttctactgactctgaaaaacaacaaaatatatatgcccagggtccctgctcatctgcgtgaacgtgccttaggcatgctgcaaggaggcatgaggactgcagatgtagccagggcaataaattgcaatgtccgtactgtgagacgcctaagacagcgctacagggagacaggacagacagctgatcgtcctcgcagtggcagaccacatgtaacaacacctgcacaggatcggtacatctgaacatcacacctgcgggacaggtacaggatggcaacaacaactgcccgagttacaccaggaacgcacaatccctccatcagtgcgcAGACTGTCCGcagtaggctgagagaggctggactgatggcttgtaggcctgttgtaaggcaggtcctcaccagacatcaccggcaacaacgtcgcctattggcacaaacccactgtcgctggaccagacaggactggcaaaaagtgctcttcactaacgagtcgtggttttgtctcaccaggggtgatggttggattcgcgtttatcgtcgaaggaatgagcgttacaccgaggcctgtacactggagcgggatcgatttggcagtggagggtccgtcatggtctggggcagtgtgtcacagcatcatcggactgagcttgttgtcattgcaggcaatctcaatgcagtgcgttacagggaagacatcctcctccctcatgtggtacccttcctgccggctcatcctgacatgaccctccagcatgacaatgccaccatccatactgctcgttctgtacgtgatttcctgcaagacaggaatgtcagtgttctgccatggccagcgaagagcccggatctcaatcccattgagcacgtctgggacctgttggatcggagggtgagggctagggccagggccattccccccagaaatgtccggtaacttgcaggtgccttggtggaagagtggggtaacatcttacagcaagaactggcaaatctggtgcagtccatgaggaggagatgcactgcagtacttaatgcagctggtggccacaccagatactgactgttacttttgatgttgaccccccccctttgttcagggacacattattcaatttctgttagtcacgtctgtggaacttgttcagtttatgtctcagttgttgaatcttgttatgttcatacaaatgtttacacatgttaagtttgctgaaaataaacgcagttgacagtgagaggacgtttcttttttttatgaGTTTATATCACACAGTCCTCAAAACAGCGAAGAGACAAACTGTTCCATGAACAGGGTAGAGGTTTAGATAGCCTACTGTAATATGGAGTGCATCACAATAGTCTAAACCGGAGTCATATATacaggtacaccaccccgttcacgagtGAGTCACGTGGTTTGCTATACAAAGCAGGCAGACCGGcttcgaggcattcagttactgttcgattctacgttagaatgggcaaaacgagtgacctaagcgactttgagtgtggtatgatcgtcggtgccagatCCAGTATCTCATAAATGGCCGCCTTCCTGGGCTTTTTACACACcccagtgtctagggtttacaaaGAATGGTGCAGCaaacaaaaacatccagtcagcagcagtcctgtgggcgaaaacagctcattgatgagagaggttgaaggagaatggaaagaatcgtgcaagctaacaggcgggccacaaacagacaaataacggtgcagtacaacagtggtgtgcagaacggcatctcggaacggaCAACTCGTCAatccttgtcacagatgggcAATTGCAGCAGACGTTCTACTCATATCAGCTAAAAAGTAGAAGAaacggctccagtgggcacgcgatcaccaacactggacaattgaggagtggaaaagaaTCGCATGGTCTGACGAATCCCGGTTCGAgttgcatcatgctgatggcagagtcaggatttggcgtacgCAGCATGAGtccagcatgagtccatggaggtggtgtactggtgtggggatgtttttctggcacacgttaggtcccttgataccaattgaacAACGATTGAACGCCACAGCGTATCTTAACATTTTTGCTGACCAGGTGCATccattcaggctgttctggaggtaaAGGGGGGTCCAAACAAGTACTAGAtgagtgtacctaataaactgtctggGAGTGTATACTGTATAGCTCTTCCCTCCTTGTTTCCTTTTCTTCATGTTAAAGACCTCAGTGGTGGGTGTTCACCATATTGCCTTCACCTATCCTCAGTGGTGGGTGTTCACCATATTGCCTTCACCTATCCTCAGTGGTGGGTGTTCACCACATTGCCTTCACCTATCCTCAGTGGTGGGTGTTCACCATATTGCCTTCACCTATCCTCAGTGGTGGGTGTTCACCATATTGCCTTCACCTATCCTCAGTGGTGGGTGTTCACCACATTGCCTTCACCTATCCTCAGTGGTGGGTGTTCACCATATTGCCTTCACCTATCCTCAGTGGTGGGTGTTCACCACATTGCCTTCACCTATCCTCAGTGGTGGGTGTTCACCACATTGCCTTCACCTATCCTCAGTGGTGGGTGTTCACCATATTGCCTTCACCTATCCTCAGTGGTGGGTGTTCACCACATTGCCTTCACCTATCCTCAGTGGTGGGTGTTCACCATATTGCCTTCACCTATCCTCAGTGGTGGGTGTTATCtatattgctttcacctatcctcAGTGGTGGGTGTTCACCACATTGTCTTCACATATCCTCAGTAATGGGTGTTCACCCCATTTCCTTCACCTATCCTCAGTGGTGGGTGTTCACCCCATTGCCTTGACCTATCCTCAGTGGTGGGTGTTCACCACATTGCCTTCACCTATCCTCAGTGATGGGTGTTCACCATCTTGCCTTCACCTATCATCAGTGGAGGGTGTTAACCATATTGCCATATTGCCCTATCCATATTGCCTTCACCTATCCTCAGTGGTGGGTGTTCACCACATTGCCTTCACCTATCCTCAGTGGTGGGTGTTCACCGTATTGCCACCTATCCTCAGTGGTGGGTGTTCACCATATTGCCTTCACCTACCCTCAGTGGTGGGTGTTCACCATATTGCATTCACCTATCCTCAGTGGTGGGTGTTCACCATCTTGCCTTCACCTATCATCAGTGGTGGGTGTTAtccatattgctttcacctatcctcAGTGGTGGGTGTTATCCATATTGCCTTCACCTAAACTCAGTGGTGGGTGTTCACCAcattgctttcacctatcctcAGTGGTGGGTGTTCACCACATTGCCTTCACCTATCCTCAGTGGTGGGTGTTCACCCCATTGCCTTCACATATCCTCAGTGGTGGGTGTTGACCATATTGCCTTCACCTACCCTCAGTGGTGGGTGTTCACCGTATTGCCTTCACCTATCCTCAGTAGTGGGTGTTCACCATCTTGCCTTCACCTATCCTCAGTGGAGGGTGTTCACCATATTGCCCTATCCATATTGCCTTCACCTATCCTCAGTGGTGGGTGTTCACCACATTGCCTTCACCTATCCTCAGTGGTGGGTGTTCACCCCATTGCCTTCACCTATCCTCAGTGGTGGGTGTTAtccatattgctttcacctatcctcAGTGGTGGGTGTTAtccatattgctttcacctatcctcAGTGGTGGGTGTTATCCATATTTATTTCCCCTATCCTCAGTGGTGGGTGTTATCCATATTTATTTCCCCTATCCTCAGTGGTGGGTGTTATTCATATTGCTTTCATCTATCCTCAGTGGTGGGTGTTATCCATATTTATTTCCCCTATCCCCAGTGGTGGGTGTTAtccatattgctttcacctatcctcAGTGGTGGGTGTTAtccatattgctttcacctaaCCTGTGACTTTAAGTCAGCATAATGGAGAGGAGACTAAGAGAGGAAGCAACTTCAGAGAGGCCCCCCAGGTCTACATTAGGGGTGGTTAGCTTTTGATGTGGGTCAGAGGGGTTTGAGAGACACGACCTACCCTCCAAATATTCCTCAATTTTGGAGGTCCAAGCATGCAGAGGTGTAGGGGCCATCGCTGTGCCcaaggggttgtgtgtgtgtgctacagcAGGGGTAATTTATAGTGGTGCGCGGCAGGTCGGGTTTCAGCCCACAGAAGTGTGTAATGGCCCTTAAACTGGCCGACACCCGATCACCTCGGATCATCTGCTGCCTGACAGGCACCCAGGTCCTTCAGATcacacacacattgttttcactctcacacacacaaacactatttTCTTGCCGTCTCACAAACGCACCCACACATTTTCTCCCTCTcgctcacacaaacacattctctctcttttGAACTCACACACTACATCTGGTTTTATTCAGTGCAGCATTAagataataaccctaaccctaacgtaCAAGAGGCTGAGTGGTTACCCTCTGAAAATATGACCACATACTGAAGATGTTATGGACAAGTAGTACGATGGTCTACTCTACAGAGAGACAGTCATGTCAGATGTCAAACAGACAGACCGCATACATAGTTTACGTCAGTCATTGAGGACTGTGGAGTAAATCTGAACACTACAAACCGGTTCTCACCAGACTCTTGGTCTCTTATGCAGTAGTCTGGCGAGTCCTCGAAGTAGACCAGGTCGTTCTTGCTGGGCCGTTTGAAGTGTCGCTGTGCAGCGGTGAAGCCCGTGCCGTACTGGTTCATGGCCACCTGCACCGCCCCATTGTAGCGCCGCCGCAGGTGGTCACCCGTGCGGCGGAAGTCAGCCAGGGCCAGCCAGCAGGTCCGGACGCTACAGGAGCCGCTCACGCCATGACACTTACACTCCAGGGACATAAACCGCTTCACTGCCTGTGTGGTGATGAggaaggggatggagggagacagaagGTTTGTTAGGGAGGCTAGGTGTGGTTGGTGGTTGTGTGTCAGGTTGCTGGTAGGGTGTGTATGTTGgtgtatgtgcacgtgtgtgtctaTGGAAGGAATCTACACCAGGTAATAGGCTATTGAATTCCTCTAAACAAGTGTATTCCAACCCTCTACTCTGGGATCACCAGCCCTGATTGGCACACCTGATTCCACTAGTCAATCTGTGCCAGTTCACGACTACAAATATGCAAACCAAATGTTTGGGAAAACACTGATCTAGATCAAATTGGTtcagttggagtcattaaactccCCCATAATGTGTTTGAACTTTGAACCCACCTTTCTCCCAGCGCGGTTGTTGTGGAGGTTCATCAGGGCCCTGGCAtctttctcctttctctccttgGCGTCTATGAAGGACTGGCTGAACCTCATGGCGTGCTCCACATGGTCGCTGCAGCCGCCCCAGTCGAACGTCCCCTTGGCGTCCCGGGACGAGCCCTTCTTGGTGGGGTCACAGGAGCACGACTGCAGCTCTCCCTGGCTGCAAGCCCGGGTCAGCGTGTGGACCACCCCGGCCGAGGAGATGGCGTACACAAAGGCCGCTTCACGACTGCCTGGTAGGTATAGGGATGAAGAGGAAGACACAcgtaagcaaacacacacactatgcacacacacacactgggaacaGTATACACACCAGACGGTATAAGTTACATGGACACACATATGAATAGGCTTACCTACAGGCCGTGACTAATGCACACAAGCTCATTGcacaaacatacactgagtataccaaacattaggaacaccttcctaatagtgTATAGCACCCCTTCTTATGCCCTCAAAACaacctcaatttgtcagggcatggactctacaaggtgtcgaaagcgttcgacagggatgctagcccatgttaactccaatgcttcccacagttgtgtcaagttggctggatgtcctttgggtggtggaccattcttgatacacatgggaaactgttgagcgtgaaaaacccaacagcattgcagttcttgacacaaaccggtgtgcctggcacctactaccataccccgttcaaaggcacttaaatattttatctggcccattcaccctctgaatggcacacatacacaatccatgtctcaattgtctcaaggcttaaaaatccttctttaacctgtctcttctccttcatctacactgattttatgtggatttaacaactgacatcaataagggatcatagcgttcacctggattaacctggtcatggaaagagcagttcttaatgttttgtatactcactgTATAAGTTACACAaatacacagatatactgtaaaTTGTATCTAGCCAGTATCCCATAAAGATGCATAACCACTAcagtgtgtgtactgtacacaGTGAACATTAAGTAAAAATGTATTGCTCGAGGGGGAGGGGTCACAGTTTAAATAGGATCCTCTAAAAACCAAGAGCTAGCTATTGGTTGCTGCTGCTGTACCTGCATGGATACTGTTTGTTACTGCTTTCTTTCAAGTCTTTTATTTAAGGCATGGCAGTGTTCTGCTTTATCTAACTCCAAGATGGGCAAACAGGTCAAATTTACCAGCAATGCTCTGTGATAAAATACCCTTGTGAACTGACTGCTCTTCTAACTGATGAGAGATCTGTGGGATCAAAGACTATGGATagcgaagtgtgtgtgtgtgtgtgtgtgtgtgtgtgtgtgtgtgtgtgtgtgtgtgtgtgtgtgtgtgtgtgtgtgtgtgtgtgtgtttgtctgagaTCAGGAAACGGCAAACTTCAGTTCACAATGCTCTGTTTTTGATGTCAAGAtgttctttcgctctctctctctctctctcacacacacacacacacacacacactcattgtgtgtgcgcgtgtgaatGACTGGGAATGTTTAATCTGGTTAATGAGGAGATAAACCAAAGGATGAGAACATGAAACCATCCAAAAAGAAAACCCAGTAATTGTTTTAAATTAGTGTCCTGACATTGACAATAAGTAGCTTCTCACGGTGCCACAGCGATAATGCTGCCAATCAGAGCagcttcctaatgttttgtgacACAACCAGAGCTGAGTCTGGGAGGTCTGAATACCAAAGGGAGGATTAAAAAACCAAATTACACGCAACTCTCAGGgtcggtttcctggacacagattaagcctagtccaggAGTAAAAATAAATACTTTCAGTGGTGAATCTCTATTGAACattctttttagtccaggactggtCTTAATCTGTTTCCGGGAAACTGGCCCTTAAAGTTCCGCCTTGGAATAATTTAGGACCTATAGGAGCCGGAGGACTGGGACATGATGCCCAATAGAATTACCAATTGTATTTCTATGATCACCCCCAAGGTGGAGTGGATCCTCACATTTATACCAATTAAAAAGAGATTCCAAAGTTGAGAGAAGTACTTAGTAGGACTCATGTATTCATAGCTGGTGAGGTGACGAGATGGGAGTTGACATTTTCTTATTCTTGACTCCCCACATTTGTCAGCTGTGGCAGTTTTATAAGCATGCAGAGCATTGGACTTGATACCGATCAGAGCCAATAGTGTGTGATTGTGGCCCGCAATTCAGGGTGTTCCTGCAtatgggcattcctgcatctgcaggaacgCCCCCCCTCGAGCATCCAATTGGTTCCTGAGTGAACGTCCCCCCTCGAGCATCCAATTGGTTCCTGAGTGAACGTCCCCCCTCGAGCAtgccattggttcctgcatgaacgCCCTCCCTCGAGCACTCCATCTTCATGCTTATTTGACACTTTTGATATTCTGGATTTGCCTGATTGTCTATGCAATTAAAATGTGGGGGAAAATaggacaaaaaaaaaaaggacaCTATCTACCGGTGTCCTAGCTAGCTACTGGTGTCGCCCCTGCATACCGCCTGCTGTGTACTGGAGTCCTACCTACCTAGCTAGTTGTTCTGTTAATGACGAACACCTGCCCTTGCCGTTGTTAACAGAACTGCAGGAAAGCAGTACCCGACAGGCGGGGGCGAAGGACACGGTCTACCggtgtcctagctagctagctacctatccggcctgctgtgtaccggagtcctagctag
The sequence above is a segment of the Coregonus clupeaformis isolate EN_2021a chromosome 19, ASM2061545v1, whole genome shotgun sequence genome. Coding sequences within it:
- the LOC121531682 gene encoding protein Wnt-2, which codes for MNLLPSGICFYLSVAVCWLTSRVDGSWWYMGTLGSQVMCDNIPGLVNKQRQLCRQHPNVMQAIGAGIKDWIGECQHQFQNHRWNCNTMARDHNLFGRLLLRSSREAAFVYAISSAGVVHTLTRACSQGELQSCSCDPTKKGSSRDAKGTFDWGGCSDHVEHAMRFSQSFIDAKERKEKDARALMNLHNNRAGRKAVKRFMSLECKCHGVSGSCSVRTCWLALADFRRTGDHLRRRYNGAVQVAMNQYGTGFTAAQRHFKRPSKNDLVYFEDSPDYCIRDQESGSVGTGGRVCNRTSRGVDSCEVMCCGRGYDTTRVSRTTKCECKFHWCCAVHCRDCSQEVDVHTCKAQT